In Gordonia phthalatica, one genomic interval encodes:
- a CDS encoding cache domain-containing protein codes for MIQAQPTPPEVAEVARSLAMISDRVQRWVVALGHSLAAHHGTLTAAAIDRIVKPDVDELLADPESAIAGAGFIATENLVSGSKTFMAWWQGPDCERVDALANLSSATAGRYVDADWFRLPMSSGRLHITGPYVDLLCTDAFALTYTAPVTWHRSPDPAGVAGVDVTVATLERRLLRMLTAVAPTAALVNAEDRVIVTAAPLVTPGDFAVDPQHRWDVGHGLAVIA; via the coding sequence ATGATTCAGGCACAGCCCACCCCGCCCGAGGTAGCCGAGGTGGCGCGATCCCTCGCGATGATCTCCGATCGTGTGCAGCGCTGGGTGGTGGCGCTCGGCCACTCTTTGGCCGCCCATCACGGCACGCTCACCGCTGCGGCGATCGACCGGATCGTGAAACCCGATGTCGACGAACTCCTCGCGGATCCGGAGTCGGCGATCGCCGGTGCCGGGTTCATCGCCACCGAGAACCTGGTGAGCGGCAGCAAGACCTTCATGGCCTGGTGGCAGGGCCCGGACTGCGAACGCGTGGACGCCCTCGCCAATCTGTCGTCGGCGACGGCGGGTCGGTACGTGGACGCCGACTGGTTCCGACTTCCGATGAGCTCGGGCCGGCTGCACATCACCGGACCGTACGTCGACCTGCTGTGCACCGACGCGTTCGCACTGACCTACACGGCGCCGGTGACCTGGCACCGCTCCCCCGATCCCGCCGGTGTGGCGGGTGTCGACGTGACCGTGGCGACCCTCGAACGCCGCCTGCTGCGCATGCTCACCGCAGTGGCTCCGACGGCCGCGCTCGTGAACGCCGAGGACCGCGTCATCGTGACCGCGGCGCCGCTGGTGACGCCCGGGGACTTCGCCGTCGATCCGCAGCACCGCTGGGATGTCGGCCACGGCCTCGCCGTCATCGCCTGA
- a CDS encoding FadR/GntR family transcriptional regulator produces the protein MFTAPTRSMSAVFTPLRSGSLVDQISERIAEAAESGLLLPGQRLPNEVEFAAALGVSPLTIREALARLRSDDVVVTTRGRNGGSFISPDLEPCVEHAEARLRATTRLELAELTAHIEALAGACARAAALRAGGRDIEGLRALVNPDCDDPGVSRRLATEFLIEVATVGRIARLARALMETLSECGVLSYLPNTDPEFRRAAADHRSRVVSAIESRSESDAETAMRALVLHVSSWLLSRHAESTRALERPS, from the coding sequence ATGTTCACCGCACCGACGCGCAGCATGTCGGCGGTGTTCACTCCGCTCCGTTCAGGTTCGCTGGTCGACCAGATCAGCGAGCGGATCGCCGAGGCGGCCGAATCCGGACTGCTCCTTCCCGGCCAGCGCCTGCCCAACGAGGTGGAGTTCGCCGCCGCCCTGGGCGTCTCGCCGCTGACCATTCGCGAGGCACTGGCCCGCCTCCGGTCCGACGACGTCGTCGTCACCACGCGCGGCCGCAACGGCGGCAGCTTCATCTCTCCGGATCTGGAACCGTGCGTGGAGCACGCCGAGGCACGTCTGCGGGCGACCACCCGTCTCGAGCTGGCTGAGCTCACCGCGCACATCGAGGCCCTGGCCGGTGCCTGCGCCCGCGCGGCGGCACTGCGAGCGGGCGGGCGCGACATCGAAGGGCTGCGGGCCCTCGTCAACCCCGACTGTGACGATCCGGGGGTGTCGCGGCGGCTGGCGACCGAGTTCTTGATCGAGGTCGCGACCGTGGGCCGCATCGCGCGTCTGGCGCGGGCCCTGATGGAGACCCTGTCGGAGTGCGGCGTCCTCAGCTATCTCCCGAACACCGACCCGGAGTTCCGGCGCGCGGCGGCCGATCACCGGTCGCGGGTCGTCAGTGCCATCGAATCCCGCAGCGAGTCGGACGCGGAGACCGCGATGCGCGCCCTGGTGCTGCACGTGTCGTCGTGGTTGCTGTCCAGGCACGCCGAGTCGACCAGAGCGTTGGAGAGACCGTCATGA
- a CDS encoding aspartate kinase — MALVVQKYGGSSVADAERIRKVAERIVETKRAGNDVVVVASAMGDTTDELLDLAEQVNPNPPDREMDMLLTSGERISNALLAMAIEGLGERAHSFTGSQAGVITTSKHGKAKIIDVTPGRVRSALDEGTIVLVAGFQGVSQDTKDVTTLGRGGSDTTAVALAAALEADVCEIYTDVDGIYTADPRIVHNAQHLDKVSFEEMLEMAACGAKILMLRCVEYARRYNVPVHVRSSYSTKPGTLVSGSMEDIPVEEAILTGVAHDRSEAQVTVVGIEDKPGYAAKVFRAVADAEINIDMVLQGVSAIDTGKTDITFTLPKELGDVAVAELGKLKDEIGFAEVILDDSIGKVSLVGAGMKTHPGVTATFCESLSEAGINIELISTSEIRISVLVRESDLDRAVQVLHEAFDLGSEEDAVVYGGTGR; from the coding sequence GTGGCACTGGTCGTCCAGAAGTACGGCGGTTCCTCGGTGGCGGATGCCGAGCGCATTCGCAAGGTGGCCGAGCGGATCGTCGAGACCAAGCGTGCAGGCAACGACGTCGTCGTGGTCGCCTCCGCAATGGGTGACACCACCGACGAACTCCTCGACCTCGCCGAGCAGGTGAACCCGAATCCCCCGGACCGTGAGATGGACATGCTCCTCACGTCGGGTGAACGCATCTCCAACGCACTCCTCGCCATGGCGATCGAAGGACTCGGCGAGCGAGCCCACTCCTTCACCGGTTCGCAGGCGGGTGTCATCACCACCAGCAAGCACGGCAAGGCCAAGATCATCGACGTCACCCCCGGCCGCGTGCGCAGCGCGCTCGACGAGGGCACCATCGTCCTCGTCGCCGGATTCCAAGGCGTCTCGCAGGACACCAAAGACGTGACGACCCTCGGTCGCGGCGGCTCCGACACCACCGCCGTCGCCCTCGCCGCGGCACTCGAAGCCGACGTCTGCGAGATCTACACCGACGTCGACGGCATCTACACCGCCGATCCCCGCATCGTTCACAACGCCCAGCACCTCGACAAGGTCTCCTTCGAGGAGATGCTCGAGATGGCCGCGTGCGGCGCCAAGATCCTCATGCTGCGCTGCGTGGAATACGCGCGCCGCTACAACGTTCCAGTACATGTGCGCTCGTCGTACTCGACTAAGCCCGGCACCCTCGTGTCCGGCTCGATGGAGGACATCCCCGTGGAAGAAGCGATCCTCACCGGAGTCGCCCATGACCGCAGCGAAGCTCAGGTCACCGTGGTCGGCATCGAAGACAAGCCCGGCTACGCAGCCAAGGTGTTCCGTGCCGTCGCCGACGCCGAGATCAACATCGACATGGTCCTCCAGGGCGTGTCCGCGATCGACACCGGCAAGACCGACATCACCTTCACCCTGCCCAAGGAACTCGGCGACGTCGCCGTCGCAGAACTCGGCAAGCTCAAGGACGAGATCGGCTTCGCGGAAGTGATCCTCGACGACAGCATCGGCAAGGTGTCCCTCGTCGGTGCGGGCATGAAGACCCACCCCGGCGTCACCGCCACCTTCTGCGAATCGCTCAGCGAAGCAGGCATCAACATCGAACTGATCTCCACCTCGGAGATCCGCATCTCGGTTCTGGTCCGGGAATCGGACCTCGACCGCGCCGTCCAGGTGCTGCACGAGGCCTTCGACCTCGGCTCCGAGGAAGACGCCGTGGTCTACGGCGGAACCGGACGATAG
- a CDS encoding aspartate-semialdehyde dehydrogenase — translation MGIRLGVVGATGQVGGVMRQLLEDRNFPADEIRFFASARSAGKTIQWGGRDIVVEDAETADPTGLDIALFSAGGTMSKIQAPRFAAAGVTVIDNSSAWRKDPDVPLIVAEVNGHLAKNTPKGIIANPNCTTMAAMPVLKPLHDAKVLKRLIISSYQAVSGSGLSGVRELAGQVRAGAADAEKLVYDGHAVDLGEKINYVAPIAFNVVPLAGNLVDDGTGETDEDQKLRNESRRILDIPGLLVSGTCVRVPVFTGHSLSINAEFDEAVTPDQAREILAGAPGVALADVPNPLDAAGGDVSLVGRIRQDEGAPEGHGLALFVSGDNLRKGAALNTIQIAELLV, via the coding sequence ATGGGTATCCGACTGGGAGTCGTCGGCGCCACCGGCCAGGTGGGCGGCGTCATGCGTCAACTGCTCGAAGACCGGAACTTCCCGGCCGACGAGATCCGCTTCTTCGCGTCCGCGCGCTCCGCGGGCAAGACCATCCAGTGGGGCGGCCGCGACATCGTCGTCGAAGACGCCGAGACCGCCGACCCCACCGGCCTCGACATCGCCCTGTTCTCCGCGGGCGGCACCATGTCGAAGATCCAGGCACCCCGCTTCGCGGCCGCAGGCGTCACCGTCATCGACAACTCGTCCGCCTGGCGCAAGGACCCCGACGTCCCGCTGATCGTCGCCGAAGTCAACGGCCACCTCGCGAAGAACACGCCCAAGGGCATCATCGCGAACCCCAACTGCACCACCATGGCGGCCATGCCGGTCCTCAAGCCGCTGCACGACGCCAAGGTGCTCAAGCGCCTCATCATCTCCAGCTACCAGGCCGTCTCCGGCAGCGGGCTCTCCGGCGTCCGCGAACTCGCGGGCCAGGTCCGCGCCGGCGCCGCCGACGCCGAGAAGCTCGTCTACGACGGCCACGCCGTCGACCTCGGCGAGAAGATCAACTACGTCGCACCCATCGCGTTCAACGTCGTCCCCCTCGCGGGCAACCTCGTCGACGACGGCACCGGTGAGACCGACGAGGACCAGAAGCTGCGCAACGAATCGCGCCGCATCCTCGACATCCCTGGCCTCCTCGTCAGCGGCACCTGCGTCCGCGTCCCCGTCTTCACCGGCCACTCGCTGTCCATCAACGCCGAGTTCGACGAAGCCGTCACCCCGGACCAGGCCCGCGAGATCCTCGCAGGAGCCCCCGGCGTCGCCCTCGCCGACGTGCCCAACCCGCTCGACGCGGCAGGCGGCGACGTCTCCCTCGTCGGCCGCATCCGCCAAGACGAAGGCGCACCCGAAGGCCACGGACTCGCGCTGTTCGTGTCGGGGGACAACTTGCGCAAGGGGGCGGCGCTCAACACGATTCAGATCGCTGAGTTGTTGGTGTAG
- a CDS encoding lipase family protein: MRKIRGFVSSTSSIGGFAKRAATIAVVGTVVGSGLVVGTGTAQAANFYTPPSNFASAPGSVVKTQPTELLLQIPGIRGQWPGTATKIMYTSTKQDGAPTAVTGTVVEPTAPWRGKGPRPTVVLAPGTVGQGDQCAGSKMLSFPMSIDPTKPSLGVNYSGLEMNLFLLNGVRVVMTDYIGLGTPGIHTYVNRLESGHAVLDAARAALKVAKAPKDAPVAFSGYSQGGGAAASAAELASTYAADLNVKATYAGAPPADLSKVITKIDGTFIAGAISYAINGLAARYPALGPILTKETNAHGEQVLHNVATQCIADTGLSYGFQRTNQWTRSGKSLASVINGYPEIQKMLADQRIGTLKPNAPVLISTGVNDDVIPHGQVVQLYRDWKKQGATVHLANDYTPPIFPGLVVNHAMPMLFTMLPATNFILSEFNR, translated from the coding sequence ATGAGAAAAATTCGGGGCTTTGTCTCATCCACGTCATCCATCGGCGGGTTCGCGAAGCGGGCCGCCACCATCGCGGTCGTCGGCACCGTGGTCGGGAGCGGGCTCGTCGTCGGCACCGGCACGGCGCAGGCGGCGAACTTCTACACGCCGCCGTCGAACTTCGCGTCCGCGCCCGGCTCGGTCGTCAAGACGCAGCCGACGGAACTGCTCCTGCAGATCCCCGGCATCCGCGGCCAGTGGCCCGGAACCGCCACCAAGATCATGTACACGTCCACCAAGCAGGACGGTGCACCCACCGCGGTCACCGGAACCGTCGTCGAACCCACCGCACCGTGGCGCGGCAAGGGCCCGCGCCCCACCGTCGTCCTGGCGCCCGGCACCGTCGGACAGGGCGATCAGTGCGCCGGATCCAAGATGCTGTCGTTCCCCATGTCCATCGACCCGACCAAGCCGAGCCTCGGCGTCAACTACTCGGGCCTGGAGATGAACCTCTTCCTCCTCAACGGCGTCCGCGTCGTCATGACCGACTACATCGGCCTCGGCACCCCGGGCATCCACACCTACGTCAACCGCCTCGAGTCCGGCCACGCCGTGCTCGACGCCGCGCGCGCCGCGCTGAAGGTCGCCAAGGCGCCCAAGGACGCGCCCGTCGCCTTCTCCGGCTACTCGCAGGGCGGTGGCGCCGCCGCGTCGGCCGCCGAACTGGCGTCCACGTACGCCGCCGACCTCAACGTGAAGGCCACCTACGCGGGTGCGCCGCCCGCCGACCTCTCCAAGGTCATCACCAAGATCGACGGCACGTTCATCGCCGGTGCGATCAGCTACGCCATCAACGGCCTCGCCGCCCGCTACCCGGCGCTCGGACCGATCCTGACCAAGGAGACCAACGCCCACGGCGAGCAGGTCCTGCACAACGTCGCGACCCAGTGCATCGCCGACACCGGCCTCTCCTACGGCTTCCAGCGCACCAACCAGTGGACCCGCAGCGGCAAGTCCCTGGCCTCGGTGATCAACGGCTACCCGGAGATCCAGAAGATGCTGGCCGACCAGCGCATCGGCACTCTGAAGCCGAACGCCCCCGTCCTGATCTCCACGGGTGTCAACGACGACGTCATCCCGCACGGGCAGGTGGTCCAGCTGTACCGCGACTGGAAGAAGCAGGGCGCGACGGTGCACCTCGCCAACGACTACACCCCGCCGATCTTCCCCGGCCTCGTCGTCAACCACGCGATGCCGATGCTGTTCACCATGCTGCCTGCGACCAACTTCATTCTCAGTGAGTTCAATCGCTGA
- a CDS encoding Ohr family peroxiredoxin, with amino-acid sequence MTVSPVYHVSSTSTGGGRDSEVVSESGRIDLVLAPPVEMGGNGDGSNPEELFSAGWAACFMGALRLMAKNKGATLTDETAVKVTVGIGKDDADGGFGLTADIDVYLPGLETAAAAELAQAAHGFCPYSKATRGNIAATVTSRV; translated from the coding sequence ATGACCGTGAGCCCCGTGTACCACGTCTCGTCGACCTCTACCGGAGGCGGCCGAGACAGCGAGGTGGTCTCGGAATCCGGCCGCATCGACCTCGTCCTGGCGCCGCCGGTCGAGATGGGCGGCAACGGCGACGGCAGCAACCCGGAGGAGCTGTTCTCCGCCGGTTGGGCCGCCTGCTTCATGGGCGCGCTGCGTCTGATGGCGAAGAACAAGGGCGCCACTCTCACCGATGAGACCGCGGTGAAGGTGACCGTCGGCATCGGCAAGGACGACGCCGACGGCGGTTTCGGACTGACCGCCGACATCGACGTCTACCTTCCGGGACTGGAGACGGCTGCGGCCGCCGAGCTGGCTCAGGCCGCGCACGGATTCTGCCCGTACTCGAAGGCCACCCGCGGCAATATCGCCGCAACCGTGACGTCGCGAGTGTGA
- a CDS encoding DUF2252 domain-containing protein: MALSVDQLAAVPESVQRADPLAILSDQDRTRLADLVPVRHERMSATAFTFYRGAAAVMASDLAATPDSGIVTQLCGDAHLSNFGLFRSPERAMVFDLNDFDETHPGPFEWDVKRLAASMVVASQANGFEEKAVRDAARHSAKSYRKAMVAAAEKTALECWYARVDADEVVAEIGDRFDTASSAATQKNLEKAKHRDSAQALEKLCYFDLAGAHIKSDPPLLVPAGEIMPDMGRDQLTAAFTAGFERYRGTLQNHVATLFGQYRFIEAARKVVGVGSVGTRCWIALFGGDHVGDPLFLQMKEATTSVLAQYVPGYEYENQAVRVIDGQRLLQASSDILLGWVQQLAFEGQQNTDFYVRQLRDGKGSVVVEALAPEGMKYYGRLCGDVLAQAHARTGARAEIAAYLADAGKPFDNAIADFAVEYSRLNDGDHARLVEAIADGSMSADALEKSS, from the coding sequence ATGGCGCTGTCCGTCGATCAACTGGCTGCGGTCCCCGAGAGTGTGCAACGCGCCGACCCGCTGGCGATCCTGAGCGATCAGGACCGGACCCGGCTGGCCGACCTGGTGCCCGTTCGCCACGAACGGATGAGCGCGACTGCCTTCACCTTCTACCGCGGTGCCGCCGCGGTGATGGCGTCCGACCTCGCCGCCACCCCGGACAGCGGCATCGTGACCCAGTTGTGCGGCGATGCGCACCTGAGCAACTTCGGCCTGTTCCGCTCGCCGGAGCGTGCCATGGTCTTCGACCTCAACGACTTCGACGAGACCCACCCCGGGCCCTTCGAATGGGACGTGAAACGACTCGCCGCCAGCATGGTCGTCGCCTCGCAGGCCAACGGTTTCGAGGAGAAGGCAGTCCGCGACGCCGCACGTCACTCCGCGAAGAGCTACCGCAAGGCGATGGTGGCTGCGGCGGAGAAGACGGCCCTGGAATGCTGGTACGCCCGGGTGGACGCCGACGAGGTGGTGGCCGAGATCGGCGACCGCTTCGACACCGCGTCGTCCGCAGCCACCCAGAAGAACCTGGAGAAGGCCAAGCACCGCGACAGTGCGCAGGCACTGGAGAAGCTCTGCTACTTCGACCTCGCCGGCGCGCACATCAAGAGTGATCCGCCGCTGCTGGTCCCTGCGGGCGAGATCATGCCGGACATGGGCAGGGACCAGCTCACCGCGGCGTTCACCGCCGGTTTCGAGCGATACCGTGGCACCCTGCAGAACCACGTCGCAACCTTGTTCGGGCAGTACCGGTTCATCGAGGCCGCACGGAAGGTGGTCGGCGTCGGCAGCGTCGGCACCCGCTGCTGGATCGCGCTGTTCGGCGGCGATCACGTCGGCGATCCACTGTTCCTGCAGATGAAGGAGGCCACGACGTCCGTCCTCGCGCAGTACGTGCCGGGCTACGAGTACGAGAACCAGGCCGTGCGCGTCATCGACGGTCAACGACTGCTGCAGGCCTCCAGCGACATCCTGCTGGGCTGGGTGCAGCAACTGGCTTTCGAAGGGCAGCAGAACACCGACTTCTACGTTCGGCAGCTCCGCGACGGCAAGGGCTCGGTGGTCGTGGAGGCGCTGGCCCCGGAGGGCATGAAGTACTACGGCCGCCTGTGCGGCGACGTGCTGGCCCAAGCGCACGCGCGGACCGGTGCGCGAGCCGAGATCGCCGCGTACCTCGCCGACGCCGGGAAGCCGTTCGACAACGCGATCGCCGACTTCGCCGTCGAGTACAGCCGACTCAACGACGGTGACCACGCACGTCTCGTCGAGGCCATCGCCGACGGTTCGATGAGCGCCGACGCCCTCGAAAA